Proteins from one Agelaius phoeniceus isolate bAgePho1 chromosome 10, bAgePho1.hap1, whole genome shotgun sequence genomic window:
- the NEU2 gene encoding sialidase-2 isoform X1, with protein sequence MEEMSMGGCLNCRKCAHLSLSAQSCPEVKYGIPVQLPSCLGEELQVNISLLEHDTFQGTMAAFPVLQQETLFRNGTWSYRIPALLYLPRFSIILAFAEEREDLVDEHAKLIVMRRGVYDPATQHVQWKRMETLVSAKLEGHRSMNPCPVYDEVSGKLILFFIAVPGKISEQHQLRTKINLVRLCYVTSMDQGRTWSAAQDVTDRTIGNEYKNWATFAVGPGHGLQLLDEARSLVIPAYAYRILDPKQHPTPHAFCFISSDHGATWEKGNFVGGESAVECQVAEVHTCGRKVLYCNARSNRGARIQAVSYNHGLDFEGGQRVEMLIEPPSGCHGSVTAFPPPPNARCQDSWLLYAHPTDPRGRKDLGIYLNKSPLNPAHWTKPSILFKGLCAYSDLQYMGVGPDGSPLFSCLFEYGTHRQCEEMIFVMFTLKQAFPSEH encoded by the exons TGTGCTCATCTTTCCCTGTCTGCCCAGTCCTGCCCAGAGGTGAAGTATGGGATCCCAGTGCAGCTTCCCTCATGCCTTGGAGAGGAATTGCAGGTAAACATCAGCCTCCTCGAACACGACACTTTCCAAGG CACAATGGCTGCgttccctgtcctgcagcaggaaaCGTTATTCCGGAACGGTACCTGGAGCTATCgaattccagccctgctctaCCTGCCGCGCTTCAGCATCATCCTGGCCTTTGCTGAGGAGCGAGAGGACCTGGTGGATGAACATGCCAAGCTGATAGTCATGCGCAGGGGCGTGTACGACCCAGCCACGCAGCACGTTCAG TGGAAAAGGATGGAGACCCTTGTCAGTGCAAAGCTTGAAGGCCACCGATCTATGAACCCCTGCCCCGTATATGATGAAGTCTCGGGAAAACTCATCTTGTTCTTCATAGCTGTCCCAGGAAAGATCTCTGAGCAGCATCAGCTGAGGACAAAGATCAACCTGGTACGTCTCTGCTATGTCACTAGCATGGACCAAGGACGCACCTGGAGTGCTGCCCAGGATGTCACTGACAGGACCATTGGGAATGAGTACAAGAACTGGGCCACCTTTGCGGTGGGGCCAGGTCATGGACTACAGTTGCTCGATGAGGCCCGGAGCCTTGTGATTCCTGCCTATGCCTATCGTATCTTGGACCCCAAGCAACACCCCACCCCTCATGCCTTCTGCTTCATCAGCTCTGACCATGGGGCAACATGGGAGAAGGGGAACTTTGTGGGGGGGGAGAGCGCAGTGGAGTGCCAGGTAGCAGAGGTGCATACCTGTGGCAGAAAGGTCCTTTACTGCAATGCAAGGAGCAACAGGGGAGCCAGGATCCAGGCCGTCAGCTACAACCATGGGCTGGACTTTGAGGGAGGCCAGCGGGTTGAAATGCTAATAGAACCTCCCTCAGGATGCCATGGGAGTGTTACTGCCTTCCCACCTCCCCCAAATGCAAGATGTCAAGACAGTTGGTTACTCTACGCTCATCCTACAGACCCAAGGGGGCGGAAAGATTTAGGAATTTACCTCAACAAAAGCCCTTTAAATCCAGCACACTGGACAAAACCCAGCATACTCTTCAAGGGCCTGTGTGCTTATTCGGATCTGCAGTACATGGGCGTTGGGCCTGATGGCTCACCTTTGTTCTCCTGCCTCTTTGAATATGGGACCCACAGACAATGTGAAGAGATGATTTTTGTCATGTTCACTTTGAAGCAAGCCTTTCCCTCAGAACACTGA
- the NEU2 gene encoding sialidase-2 isoform X3 produces the protein MVDQQQSSRRQCAHLSLSAQSCPEVKYGIPVQLPSCLGEELQVNISLLEHDTFQGTMAAFPVLQQETLFRNGTWSYRIPALLYLPRFSIILAFAEEREDLVDEHAKLIVMRRGVYDPATQHVQWKRMETLVSAKLEGHRSMNPCPVYDEVSGKLILFFIAVPGKISEQHQLRTKINLVRLCYVTSMDQGRTWSAAQDVTDRTIGNEYKNWATFAVGPGHGLQLLDEARSLVIPAYAYRILDPKQHPTPHAFCFISSDHGATWEKGNFVGGESAVECQVAEVHTCGRKVLYCNARSNRGARIQAVSYNHGLDFEGGQRVEMLIEPPSGCHGSVTAFPPPPNARCQDSWLLYAHPTDPRGRKDLGIYLNKSPLNPAHWTKPSILFKGLCAYSDLQYMGVGPDGSPLFSCLFEYGTHRQCEEMIFVMFTLKQAFPSEH, from the exons TGTGCTCATCTTTCCCTGTCTGCCCAGTCCTGCCCAGAGGTGAAGTATGGGATCCCAGTGCAGCTTCCCTCATGCCTTGGAGAGGAATTGCAGGTAAACATCAGCCTCCTCGAACACGACACTTTCCAAGG CACAATGGCTGCgttccctgtcctgcagcaggaaaCGTTATTCCGGAACGGTACCTGGAGCTATCgaattccagccctgctctaCCTGCCGCGCTTCAGCATCATCCTGGCCTTTGCTGAGGAGCGAGAGGACCTGGTGGATGAACATGCCAAGCTGATAGTCATGCGCAGGGGCGTGTACGACCCAGCCACGCAGCACGTTCAG TGGAAAAGGATGGAGACCCTTGTCAGTGCAAAGCTTGAAGGCCACCGATCTATGAACCCCTGCCCCGTATATGATGAAGTCTCGGGAAAACTCATCTTGTTCTTCATAGCTGTCCCAGGAAAGATCTCTGAGCAGCATCAGCTGAGGACAAAGATCAACCTGGTACGTCTCTGCTATGTCACTAGCATGGACCAAGGACGCACCTGGAGTGCTGCCCAGGATGTCACTGACAGGACCATTGGGAATGAGTACAAGAACTGGGCCACCTTTGCGGTGGGGCCAGGTCATGGACTACAGTTGCTCGATGAGGCCCGGAGCCTTGTGATTCCTGCCTATGCCTATCGTATCTTGGACCCCAAGCAACACCCCACCCCTCATGCCTTCTGCTTCATCAGCTCTGACCATGGGGCAACATGGGAGAAGGGGAACTTTGTGGGGGGGGAGAGCGCAGTGGAGTGCCAGGTAGCAGAGGTGCATACCTGTGGCAGAAAGGTCCTTTACTGCAATGCAAGGAGCAACAGGGGAGCCAGGATCCAGGCCGTCAGCTACAACCATGGGCTGGACTTTGAGGGAGGCCAGCGGGTTGAAATGCTAATAGAACCTCCCTCAGGATGCCATGGGAGTGTTACTGCCTTCCCACCTCCCCCAAATGCAAGATGTCAAGACAGTTGGTTACTCTACGCTCATCCTACAGACCCAAGGGGGCGGAAAGATTTAGGAATTTACCTCAACAAAAGCCCTTTAAATCCAGCACACTGGACAAAACCCAGCATACTCTTCAAGGGCCTGTGTGCTTATTCGGATCTGCAGTACATGGGCGTTGGGCCTGATGGCTCACCTTTGTTCTCCTGCCTCTTTGAATATGGGACCCACAGACAATGTGAAGAGATGATTTTTGTCATGTTCACTTTGAAGCAAGCCTTTCCCTCAGAACACTGA
- the NEU2 gene encoding sialidase-2 isoform X4 has translation MQCAHLSLSAQSCPEVKYGIPVQLPSCLGEELQVNISLLEHDTFQGTMAAFPVLQQETLFRNGTWSYRIPALLYLPRFSIILAFAEEREDLVDEHAKLIVMRRGVYDPATQHVQWKRMETLVSAKLEGHRSMNPCPVYDEVSGKLILFFIAVPGKISEQHQLRTKINLVRLCYVTSMDQGRTWSAAQDVTDRTIGNEYKNWATFAVGPGHGLQLLDEARSLVIPAYAYRILDPKQHPTPHAFCFISSDHGATWEKGNFVGGESAVECQVAEVHTCGRKVLYCNARSNRGARIQAVSYNHGLDFEGGQRVEMLIEPPSGCHGSVTAFPPPPNARCQDSWLLYAHPTDPRGRKDLGIYLNKSPLNPAHWTKPSILFKGLCAYSDLQYMGVGPDGSPLFSCLFEYGTHRQCEEMIFVMFTLKQAFPSEH, from the exons TGTGCTCATCTTTCCCTGTCTGCCCAGTCCTGCCCAGAGGTGAAGTATGGGATCCCAGTGCAGCTTCCCTCATGCCTTGGAGAGGAATTGCAGGTAAACATCAGCCTCCTCGAACACGACACTTTCCAAGG CACAATGGCTGCgttccctgtcctgcagcaggaaaCGTTATTCCGGAACGGTACCTGGAGCTATCgaattccagccctgctctaCCTGCCGCGCTTCAGCATCATCCTGGCCTTTGCTGAGGAGCGAGAGGACCTGGTGGATGAACATGCCAAGCTGATAGTCATGCGCAGGGGCGTGTACGACCCAGCCACGCAGCACGTTCAG TGGAAAAGGATGGAGACCCTTGTCAGTGCAAAGCTTGAAGGCCACCGATCTATGAACCCCTGCCCCGTATATGATGAAGTCTCGGGAAAACTCATCTTGTTCTTCATAGCTGTCCCAGGAAAGATCTCTGAGCAGCATCAGCTGAGGACAAAGATCAACCTGGTACGTCTCTGCTATGTCACTAGCATGGACCAAGGACGCACCTGGAGTGCTGCCCAGGATGTCACTGACAGGACCATTGGGAATGAGTACAAGAACTGGGCCACCTTTGCGGTGGGGCCAGGTCATGGACTACAGTTGCTCGATGAGGCCCGGAGCCTTGTGATTCCTGCCTATGCCTATCGTATCTTGGACCCCAAGCAACACCCCACCCCTCATGCCTTCTGCTTCATCAGCTCTGACCATGGGGCAACATGGGAGAAGGGGAACTTTGTGGGGGGGGAGAGCGCAGTGGAGTGCCAGGTAGCAGAGGTGCATACCTGTGGCAGAAAGGTCCTTTACTGCAATGCAAGGAGCAACAGGGGAGCCAGGATCCAGGCCGTCAGCTACAACCATGGGCTGGACTTTGAGGGAGGCCAGCGGGTTGAAATGCTAATAGAACCTCCCTCAGGATGCCATGGGAGTGTTACTGCCTTCCCACCTCCCCCAAATGCAAGATGTCAAGACAGTTGGTTACTCTACGCTCATCCTACAGACCCAAGGGGGCGGAAAGATTTAGGAATTTACCTCAACAAAAGCCCTTTAAATCCAGCACACTGGACAAAACCCAGCATACTCTTCAAGGGCCTGTGTGCTTATTCGGATCTGCAGTACATGGGCGTTGGGCCTGATGGCTCACCTTTGTTCTCCTGCCTCTTTGAATATGGGACCCACAGACAATGTGAAGAGATGATTTTTGTCATGTTCACTTTGAAGCAAGCCTTTCCCTCAGAACACTGA
- the NEU2 gene encoding sialidase-2 isoform X2, whose translation MSHRWESEKNVLCAHLSLSAQSCPEVKYGIPVQLPSCLGEELQVNISLLEHDTFQGTMAAFPVLQQETLFRNGTWSYRIPALLYLPRFSIILAFAEEREDLVDEHAKLIVMRRGVYDPATQHVQWKRMETLVSAKLEGHRSMNPCPVYDEVSGKLILFFIAVPGKISEQHQLRTKINLVRLCYVTSMDQGRTWSAAQDVTDRTIGNEYKNWATFAVGPGHGLQLLDEARSLVIPAYAYRILDPKQHPTPHAFCFISSDHGATWEKGNFVGGESAVECQVAEVHTCGRKVLYCNARSNRGARIQAVSYNHGLDFEGGQRVEMLIEPPSGCHGSVTAFPPPPNARCQDSWLLYAHPTDPRGRKDLGIYLNKSPLNPAHWTKPSILFKGLCAYSDLQYMGVGPDGSPLFSCLFEYGTHRQCEEMIFVMFTLKQAFPSEH comes from the exons TGTGCTCATCTTTCCCTGTCTGCCCAGTCCTGCCCAGAGGTGAAGTATGGGATCCCAGTGCAGCTTCCCTCATGCCTTGGAGAGGAATTGCAGGTAAACATCAGCCTCCTCGAACACGACACTTTCCAAGG CACAATGGCTGCgttccctgtcctgcagcaggaaaCGTTATTCCGGAACGGTACCTGGAGCTATCgaattccagccctgctctaCCTGCCGCGCTTCAGCATCATCCTGGCCTTTGCTGAGGAGCGAGAGGACCTGGTGGATGAACATGCCAAGCTGATAGTCATGCGCAGGGGCGTGTACGACCCAGCCACGCAGCACGTTCAG TGGAAAAGGATGGAGACCCTTGTCAGTGCAAAGCTTGAAGGCCACCGATCTATGAACCCCTGCCCCGTATATGATGAAGTCTCGGGAAAACTCATCTTGTTCTTCATAGCTGTCCCAGGAAAGATCTCTGAGCAGCATCAGCTGAGGACAAAGATCAACCTGGTACGTCTCTGCTATGTCACTAGCATGGACCAAGGACGCACCTGGAGTGCTGCCCAGGATGTCACTGACAGGACCATTGGGAATGAGTACAAGAACTGGGCCACCTTTGCGGTGGGGCCAGGTCATGGACTACAGTTGCTCGATGAGGCCCGGAGCCTTGTGATTCCTGCCTATGCCTATCGTATCTTGGACCCCAAGCAACACCCCACCCCTCATGCCTTCTGCTTCATCAGCTCTGACCATGGGGCAACATGGGAGAAGGGGAACTTTGTGGGGGGGGAGAGCGCAGTGGAGTGCCAGGTAGCAGAGGTGCATACCTGTGGCAGAAAGGTCCTTTACTGCAATGCAAGGAGCAACAGGGGAGCCAGGATCCAGGCCGTCAGCTACAACCATGGGCTGGACTTTGAGGGAGGCCAGCGGGTTGAAATGCTAATAGAACCTCCCTCAGGATGCCATGGGAGTGTTACTGCCTTCCCACCTCCCCCAAATGCAAGATGTCAAGACAGTTGGTTACTCTACGCTCATCCTACAGACCCAAGGGGGCGGAAAGATTTAGGAATTTACCTCAACAAAAGCCCTTTAAATCCAGCACACTGGACAAAACCCAGCATACTCTTCAAGGGCCTGTGTGCTTATTCGGATCTGCAGTACATGGGCGTTGGGCCTGATGGCTCACCTTTGTTCTCCTGCCTCTTTGAATATGGGACCCACAGACAATGTGAAGAGATGATTTTTGTCATGTTCACTTTGAAGCAAGCCTTTCCCTCAGAACACTGA
- the NEU2 gene encoding sialidase-2 isoform X5, with amino-acid sequence MGSQCSFPHALERNCSTMAAFPVLQQETLFRNGTWSYRIPALLYLPRFSIILAFAEEREDLVDEHAKLIVMRRGVYDPATQHVQWKRMETLVSAKLEGHRSMNPCPVYDEVSGKLILFFIAVPGKISEQHQLRTKINLVRLCYVTSMDQGRTWSAAQDVTDRTIGNEYKNWATFAVGPGHGLQLLDEARSLVIPAYAYRILDPKQHPTPHAFCFISSDHGATWEKGNFVGGESAVECQVAEVHTCGRKVLYCNARSNRGARIQAVSYNHGLDFEGGQRVEMLIEPPSGCHGSVTAFPPPPNARCQDSWLLYAHPTDPRGRKDLGIYLNKSPLNPAHWTKPSILFKGLCAYSDLQYMGVGPDGSPLFSCLFEYGTHRQCEEMIFVMFTLKQAFPSEH; translated from the exons ATGGGATCCCAGTGCAGCTTCCCTCATGCCTTGGAGAGGAATTGCAG CACAATGGCTGCgttccctgtcctgcagcaggaaaCGTTATTCCGGAACGGTACCTGGAGCTATCgaattccagccctgctctaCCTGCCGCGCTTCAGCATCATCCTGGCCTTTGCTGAGGAGCGAGAGGACCTGGTGGATGAACATGCCAAGCTGATAGTCATGCGCAGGGGCGTGTACGACCCAGCCACGCAGCACGTTCAG TGGAAAAGGATGGAGACCCTTGTCAGTGCAAAGCTTGAAGGCCACCGATCTATGAACCCCTGCCCCGTATATGATGAAGTCTCGGGAAAACTCATCTTGTTCTTCATAGCTGTCCCAGGAAAGATCTCTGAGCAGCATCAGCTGAGGACAAAGATCAACCTGGTACGTCTCTGCTATGTCACTAGCATGGACCAAGGACGCACCTGGAGTGCTGCCCAGGATGTCACTGACAGGACCATTGGGAATGAGTACAAGAACTGGGCCACCTTTGCGGTGGGGCCAGGTCATGGACTACAGTTGCTCGATGAGGCCCGGAGCCTTGTGATTCCTGCCTATGCCTATCGTATCTTGGACCCCAAGCAACACCCCACCCCTCATGCCTTCTGCTTCATCAGCTCTGACCATGGGGCAACATGGGAGAAGGGGAACTTTGTGGGGGGGGAGAGCGCAGTGGAGTGCCAGGTAGCAGAGGTGCATACCTGTGGCAGAAAGGTCCTTTACTGCAATGCAAGGAGCAACAGGGGAGCCAGGATCCAGGCCGTCAGCTACAACCATGGGCTGGACTTTGAGGGAGGCCAGCGGGTTGAAATGCTAATAGAACCTCCCTCAGGATGCCATGGGAGTGTTACTGCCTTCCCACCTCCCCCAAATGCAAGATGTCAAGACAGTTGGTTACTCTACGCTCATCCTACAGACCCAAGGGGGCGGAAAGATTTAGGAATTTACCTCAACAAAAGCCCTTTAAATCCAGCACACTGGACAAAACCCAGCATACTCTTCAAGGGCCTGTGTGCTTATTCGGATCTGCAGTACATGGGCGTTGGGCCTGATGGCTCACCTTTGTTCTCCTGCCTCTTTGAATATGGGACCCACAGACAATGTGAAGAGATGATTTTTGTCATGTTCACTTTGAAGCAAGCCTTTCCCTCAGAACACTGA
- the NEU2 gene encoding sialidase-2 isoform X6: MAAFPVLQQETLFRNGTWSYRIPALLYLPRFSIILAFAEEREDLVDEHAKLIVMRRGVYDPATQHVQWKRMETLVSAKLEGHRSMNPCPVYDEVSGKLILFFIAVPGKISEQHQLRTKINLVRLCYVTSMDQGRTWSAAQDVTDRTIGNEYKNWATFAVGPGHGLQLLDEARSLVIPAYAYRILDPKQHPTPHAFCFISSDHGATWEKGNFVGGESAVECQVAEVHTCGRKVLYCNARSNRGARIQAVSYNHGLDFEGGQRVEMLIEPPSGCHGSVTAFPPPPNARCQDSWLLYAHPTDPRGRKDLGIYLNKSPLNPAHWTKPSILFKGLCAYSDLQYMGVGPDGSPLFSCLFEYGTHRQCEEMIFVMFTLKQAFPSEH; encoded by the exons ATGGCTGCgttccctgtcctgcagcaggaaaCGTTATTCCGGAACGGTACCTGGAGCTATCgaattccagccctgctctaCCTGCCGCGCTTCAGCATCATCCTGGCCTTTGCTGAGGAGCGAGAGGACCTGGTGGATGAACATGCCAAGCTGATAGTCATGCGCAGGGGCGTGTACGACCCAGCCACGCAGCACGTTCAG TGGAAAAGGATGGAGACCCTTGTCAGTGCAAAGCTTGAAGGCCACCGATCTATGAACCCCTGCCCCGTATATGATGAAGTCTCGGGAAAACTCATCTTGTTCTTCATAGCTGTCCCAGGAAAGATCTCTGAGCAGCATCAGCTGAGGACAAAGATCAACCTGGTACGTCTCTGCTATGTCACTAGCATGGACCAAGGACGCACCTGGAGTGCTGCCCAGGATGTCACTGACAGGACCATTGGGAATGAGTACAAGAACTGGGCCACCTTTGCGGTGGGGCCAGGTCATGGACTACAGTTGCTCGATGAGGCCCGGAGCCTTGTGATTCCTGCCTATGCCTATCGTATCTTGGACCCCAAGCAACACCCCACCCCTCATGCCTTCTGCTTCATCAGCTCTGACCATGGGGCAACATGGGAGAAGGGGAACTTTGTGGGGGGGGAGAGCGCAGTGGAGTGCCAGGTAGCAGAGGTGCATACCTGTGGCAGAAAGGTCCTTTACTGCAATGCAAGGAGCAACAGGGGAGCCAGGATCCAGGCCGTCAGCTACAACCATGGGCTGGACTTTGAGGGAGGCCAGCGGGTTGAAATGCTAATAGAACCTCCCTCAGGATGCCATGGGAGTGTTACTGCCTTCCCACCTCCCCCAAATGCAAGATGTCAAGACAGTTGGTTACTCTACGCTCATCCTACAGACCCAAGGGGGCGGAAAGATTTAGGAATTTACCTCAACAAAAGCCCTTTAAATCCAGCACACTGGACAAAACCCAGCATACTCTTCAAGGGCCTGTGTGCTTATTCGGATCTGCAGTACATGGGCGTTGGGCCTGATGGCTCACCTTTGTTCTCCTGCCTCTTTGAATATGGGACCCACAGACAATGTGAAGAGATGATTTTTGTCATGTTCACTTTGAAGCAAGCCTTTCCCTCAGAACACTGA